GCGCGGACGCGAGCCGCGGTACTGGGAGGACACGCAGATCGGCGAGGAGCTTCCGCCGATGGTCAAAGGCCCGTTCACGGTGACGGAAGTGATCGCCTGGTACTGCGGGGCGGGAGCGCCGCTGGCGCTGGCGAGCCGGTTGCGGTGGAAGTATTTCAAGGATCACCCGGGCGCCAACATACCGGACCCGGAAACCAACACTCCTGACGTGCCCGAGCGCATCCACTGGGAAACGACAATGGGCCGGGCGTTCGGCGCGCCCGACCTCTTCGACGTGGGCGCTCAGCGGGTCGCATGGCTAACCCACATGATGACCAACTGGATTGGGGACGACGGGTTCCTCCGCCGCGTGAAAGGCGAGTCGCGGCGCTTCAACCTGCACGGCGACACCTGCTGGATACGAGGAAAGGTGGTCGGGAAACGCAGAGCGGGTGATGAGAACCTCGTGGACTGCGAGCTCTGGATAAAAAATCAGCGCGGCGAGCTTCTGATGCCCGGCACGACCACCGCCAGCCTGCCCTCACGTGAGCGCGGGCCGGTCATGCTGCCGCCGCTGCCCAAGCTGCCGCCCGGAGCCGCCGACTAGCGGAGTGGCGCGCGCAAGCTACCGCCGTTTGTCCTTAAGCCCCGCGCGCTCCACGAAGCGATTGAGAGCGTGCTCCAGCACGGGGCCGCGCTCCCGCAGCTCGTAGTCCACCTCCGCCAGCGGCTTGTTCAGCTTCACCAGCCGCGATAGCGTGACAGGCGTCGCGTCAATCACCGTGTCGCACGGCGTGGCGCGAATGGTCGCCTCAAGCTCCCGCACCTGCGCCGGCGAGTAGCCCATCGCGGGCAGCGCCGCGTCGATGTGCGGAAACTTCGCGAACACCTCCCGCAGCGAACCCTGCGCGTACGGGCGCGGGTCCACCGCCCGCGCGCCAAGCCGCCGCGCCACCAGCGCGCCCGCGCCGGACGGCGCGCCGCCGTGCGTGAGCGTGGGGCCGTCCTCCACCACCAGAACGCGCTTGCCACGCACGAGGTCGGGCCTGTTCACCGTGGTCGCGAGGTCGGCGAGCGTGTGGGGCCGCCGAGGCCGCAGCGCGCGGATGTTGGCGAGCACCTGCCGCAGCCCCTCGCGCGGGGCGCTGTCCGCCTTCGTGACCACGAGCAGGTCCGCCATGCGGAAGTTCACCTCGCCCGGGTGGTAGGCCAACTCGTGGCCGGGCCGGTGCGGGTCAACGAGCGTGATCAGCAGGTCGGGCCGCACGAACGGGAAGTCGTTGTTGCCACCGTCCCACAGGATGAAGTCGGCGCCCTTCTGGACAAGCGCCAGAATGCGCGCGTAGTCCACGCCCGCGTAGATGGGCACGCCCAGCTTCACGTATGGCTCGTACTCCTCACGTTCCTCGATGGTGCAGTCGGCGGCGTCGATGTCGCGCAGCGAGACGAAGCGCTGCACCGCCTGCCGCTCCAGGTCGCCGTACGGCATCGGGTGGCGGATGACCGCGGGGCGCAGGCCACGCTCCAGCGCCCATTGCACAATGCGCCGCGACGCCGGGCTCTTGCCTACGCCCGTCCGCACGGCGCACACGGCCACGACAGGCAACGCCGAACGCAACATGGTATGCGCCGGCCCCAGCAACGCGAAGCTCGCGCCCGCCGCCTGCGCGATGGACGCCTTGTGCATAACCTCCGTATGCGGCAGGTCGCTGTACGCCAGAATAACCAGGTCCGCGCGGAGGCGGCGCACCAGATTCGACAGGTCATCCTCCGGAAGAATCGGCACTCCCTTCGGGTAGAGCGCGCCCGCCAGCGACGGCGGGTACACCCGCCCGGCGATGTCCGGTATCTGCGCCGCCGTGAACGCCACCACGCGCCACTCCGGCTTGTCGCGGAAGGCGACGTTGAAGTTGTGGAAGTCGCGGCCCGCCGCGCCCAGGATGATGACGCGCAACGGCCGGCGCTTCGTCGGGACGAACGGTAGCGGAAGCTCAACTTCAGGGGACGATACGCGTGCCATCTCTCTCCTCCAGCGCCGCCTTTAACGCCTCCGGCGTGGTGATGAGCGCGGGACAGCCCGTGCGCTCCGCAAAGTCGGCGGCGGCCTCCACCTTGGGCCCCATGCTGCCGGGCGGGAAGTGACCCTCAGCCAGGTAGCGGCGCGCCTGTGCGGCGGTCATGCGGTCAATGTCTTTCCGCCTGGGCGTGTTGTACCACAGCGCCGCTTTCCGCACGTCCGTCAGCATAATGAGCAGCTTCGCCCTCAACGTCACCGCCAGGCACGCCGACGCCAGGTCCTTGTCTATCACCGCGTCCACGCCCTCCAGCCTGCCGCCGCGCTCGACGACAGGGATGCCACCACCGCCCGCGGTGATGACCACCACATCCTGCGCCGCGAGGCGTCGAACGGTGTCAGCCTCCACGATACGCAGCGGCCTCGGCGA
Above is a genomic segment from Dehalococcoidia bacterium containing:
- a CDS encoding MaoC family dehydratase N-terminal domain-containing protein, which codes for MPESRLTDEAIAHLLKRKGKYRAIAPWNKVASEDAIRHFSRAIGDDNPLWNDPAYAAGTRWGGIVAPPAYLETTRRGGGLPMGLPGVAGVQIWDDYEWFRPVRAGDVIVRKAGLKDFIERSSEHAGRAFDQINESPHINQRGEVIAVHLGAVRRFEKGKTKGSSGGRRYEGWKRWVYSPDDLRHIDEGYAAEVQRGREPRYWEDTQIGEELPPMVKGPFTVTEVIAWYCGAGAPLALASRLRWKYFKDHPGANIPDPETNTPDVPERIHWETTMGRAFGAPDLFDVGAQRVAWLTHMMTNWIGDDGFLRRVKGESRRFNLHGDTCWIRGKVVGKRRAGDENLVDCELWIKNQRGELLMPGTTTASLPSRERGPVMLPPLPKLPPGAAD
- a CDS encoding cyclic 2,3-diphosphoglycerate synthase, translated to MARVSSPEVELPLPFVPTKRRPLRVIILGAAGRDFHNFNVAFRDKPEWRVVAFTAAQIPDIAGRVYPPSLAGALYPKGVPILPEDDLSNLVRRLRADLVILAYSDLPHTEVMHKASIAQAAGASFALLGPAHTMLRSALPVVAVCAVRTGVGKSPASRRIVQWALERGLRPAVIRHPMPYGDLERQAVQRFVSLRDIDAADCTIEEREEYEPYVKLGVPIYAGVDYARILALVQKGADFILWDGGNNDFPFVRPDLLITLVDPHRPGHELAYHPGEVNFRMADLLVVTKADSAPREGLRQVLANIRALRPRRPHTLADLATTVNRPDLVRGKRVLVVEDGPTLTHGGAPSGAGALVARRLGARAVDPRPYAQGSLREVFAKFPHIDAALPAMGYSPAQVRELEATIRATPCDTVIDATPVTLSRLVKLNKPLAEVDYELRERGPVLEHALNRFVERAGLKDKRR